From the Bdellovibrio reynosensis genome, one window contains:
- a CDS encoding DUF1634 domain-containing protein — protein sequence MSREAHSIQLEKLELRISRFLRSGVYFAGLFLFVGWFWMWLGSEDIFAHLSDYHPQSFFEMIQWALIMNDRGILMTLAGLVILVCLPVIRVFLTGILFVKQKEYSLAFMAFGVFLTLIVSFFLGIEL from the coding sequence ATGAGTCGCGAAGCCCATTCTATACAGTTAGAAAAACTTGAACTGCGCATCAGTCGCTTCTTAAGAAGTGGTGTTTATTTCGCGGGGTTGTTTTTATTTGTTGGTTGGTTCTGGATGTGGCTCGGATCAGAAGATATCTTTGCCCATCTTTCTGATTATCATCCACAGTCCTTCTTTGAAATGATCCAATGGGCTTTAATAATGAATGACCGCGGGATTTTAATGACCTTGGCGGGCCTGGTGATTTTAGTTTGTCTTCCCGTGATTCGAGTTTTTCTAACGGGAATCCTTTTCGTGAAGCAAAAAGAATACTCTTTAGCTTTCATGGCCTTCGGCGTGTTTCTGACTTTGATCGTTAGTTTTTTCCTGGGAATTGAACTCTAG
- a CDS encoding DUF4442 domain-containing protein — MKNLKLTMFVNLYGLLKIPLVLFVNPRVVEAGKERFEIKIPLSYRTKNHLGSMYFGALGIGAELSIAAAAVVAISESKQKIDFIFKDFTGQYLKRGDGDVHFICEEVDQVHALIEESKTTSERLERKMKGYAIVPKTSPTEKVMTYELTLSVRNRSFKA, encoded by the coding sequence ATGAAAAACCTCAAATTAACTATGTTCGTGAATCTGTACGGATTATTAAAAATTCCTTTGGTTCTTTTCGTGAATCCCCGAGTGGTGGAAGCTGGAAAAGAACGATTTGAAATTAAGATTCCACTGTCTTACCGCACGAAAAATCATTTGGGTTCCATGTATTTCGGAGCTTTGGGAATTGGAGCCGAGTTATCTATTGCGGCCGCAGCAGTGGTGGCCATTTCTGAAAGCAAACAGAAGATCGATTTTATATTCAAAGACTTCACTGGGCAGTACTTAAAACGTGGCGACGGCGATGTTCATTTTATCTGCGAAGAGGTGGATCAAGTTCACGCATTGATCGAAGAATCTAAAACCACTTCCGAACGTCTTGAAAGAAAAATGAAGGGCTATGCCATCGTTCCTAAAACAAGTCCCACCGAAAAAGTTATGACCTATGAATTAACATTGTCGGTGAGAAATAGATCATTCAAGGCCTAA
- a CDS encoding NAD(P)H-dependent flavin oxidoreductase: MLKKIQTPFSDLMKVDFPIIAAPMFLVSNEDIVVAASESGGIGTFPALNYRPIEKYEEAIKNIKSRTKKPVGVNIIVNKSNSRQDQDLKIALDHGVELFITSLGSPKKVIQEAHKNGAKVLCDVTNLEHALKVQDMGADGVIAVGAGAGGHAGPVSPLVLIPWLKTRLQIPIIAAGGISHGSMIAACMALGASGVSVGTRFIASKEAQVDQSYKDAIVKSSPEDIVMTTRVSGTPAAVINTPYVQKIGTDLPWLLKALKDHKMTKKYVTPLVHIMGMKSLEQAATKPSWKTVWSAGQSVGLVDDILSVEEIYQKLISEYAGSVKDLNKLGLE; the protein is encoded by the coding sequence ATGCTAAAAAAGATTCAGACGCCTTTTTCTGATTTAATGAAAGTTGATTTTCCGATCATTGCGGCACCGATGTTTTTGGTGAGTAACGAAGACATCGTTGTTGCTGCCAGTGAATCCGGCGGCATCGGAACATTCCCCGCTTTAAACTATCGCCCGATAGAAAAATACGAAGAAGCCATTAAGAACATCAAATCCCGCACTAAAAAGCCTGTAGGTGTTAACATCATCGTTAACAAAAGCAACTCCCGCCAAGATCAGGATTTAAAGATCGCTTTAGATCACGGCGTAGAGCTTTTTATTACTTCTTTAGGTAGTCCCAAGAAGGTCATTCAAGAGGCCCACAAAAATGGCGCGAAAGTCCTTTGTGATGTGACTAACTTAGAGCACGCGCTTAAAGTTCAAGACATGGGTGCTGACGGAGTTATCGCCGTGGGAGCGGGAGCTGGAGGTCATGCAGGACCAGTGTCACCACTCGTATTAATTCCATGGTTAAAAACTCGCTTACAAATTCCGATTATTGCTGCGGGTGGCATTTCCCATGGCTCTATGATTGCAGCCTGCATGGCCTTGGGCGCTTCAGGTGTCAGCGTTGGAACGCGCTTTATCGCAAGTAAAGAAGCACAAGTCGACCAATCCTATAAAGATGCCATCGTCAAATCTTCGCCTGAAGATATCGTCATGACGACAAGAGTTTCAGGAACTCCTGCGGCGGTTATCAATACTCCTTACGTGCAAAAAATTGGTACGGACTTACCTTGGCTTTTGAAAGCTCTAAAAGACCACAAGATGACGAAAAAATACGTCACCCCGCTTGTGCACATAATGGGTATGAAGTCATTAGAGCAGGCCGCCACAAAACCTTCTTGGAAAACAGTATGGAGTGCGGGTCAATCTGTGGGCTTAGTGGATGATATTTTAAGCGTAGAGGAAATTTATCAGAAGTTAATTTCTGAATACGCAGGCTCAGTCAAAGACCTAAATAAATTAGGCCTTGAATGA
- a CDS encoding TetR/AcrR family transcriptional regulator yields the protein MGAPSMSHTNPEKRYMLKIPVQKRSKETVASIVESCARLLVQEPYHAITTDKIAEMAGVSIGSLYQFFANKEAIVAAVIDDLLQKDLVYIEDHLSKLQSTDLDSKIHAFIDIGFTRFHDNRPLRTALQGVQGMLDYWDTRRVFFEHYQKAVLAHMPQIPGRDREMMALFIVSSFNNILQLALLGPQSPEREEAIKKEVFILIRRYLNP from the coding sequence ATGGGAGCCCCATCTATGAGCCATACCAATCCAGAAAAAAGATATATGCTCAAAATCCCGGTTCAAAAACGCTCGAAAGAAACTGTTGCAAGCATTGTAGAGTCTTGCGCGCGCTTGCTGGTTCAAGAGCCTTATCACGCAATTACCACTGATAAAATTGCAGAAATGGCCGGCGTGAGTATTGGATCTCTGTATCAATTTTTTGCTAATAAGGAAGCGATTGTAGCTGCGGTGATTGATGATCTACTTCAAAAAGACTTGGTCTATATTGAAGATCATTTATCTAAACTGCAATCCACGGATTTGGATTCTAAAATCCATGCCTTCATTGATATTGGTTTTACAAGATTCCATGACAATCGTCCGCTTCGCACAGCTTTGCAAGGCGTACAAGGAATGTTGGATTATTGGGATACACGTCGCGTGTTTTTTGAACACTATCAAAAAGCCGTTTTGGCTCACATGCCACAGATCCCAGGTCGCGACAGAGAAATGATGGCTTTATTCATCGTCAGCAGTTTTAATAACATTCTGCAATTGGCGCTGTTAGGACCACAATCTCCAGAACGCGAAGAGGCCATTAAAAAAGAAGTCTTTATTTTAATTCGCCGTTACTTGAATCCGTAA
- a CDS encoding response regulator transcription factor, whose translation MSDKEAQKHLQSLSDHLGVCIKDQQRCVIFQNSRSKKLCGEIVGAVCQKTCFKLLSEVAECTPVTECINVFKKVSVEGKTVDVVMIDDGEKITTLLHEVFEEPDSDVKREAFYVSKGLTKSEIRIMKMVHQGSTNAQIAEKLFISKATLKTHLNNIYKKIPRSPARQPVGRG comes from the coding sequence TTGAGCGACAAAGAAGCGCAAAAGCATTTGCAAAGCTTGAGTGATCACCTCGGAGTTTGTATTAAGGATCAGCAAAGATGCGTGATTTTTCAAAACTCACGTTCAAAAAAGCTCTGCGGTGAAATTGTCGGAGCTGTCTGTCAGAAAACTTGCTTTAAATTATTATCGGAAGTTGCCGAATGCACGCCAGTTACAGAGTGCATAAACGTTTTTAAAAAAGTTTCGGTTGAAGGCAAAACTGTCGATGTGGTGATGATCGATGATGGCGAAAAAATCACAACCCTTTTGCATGAAGTTTTTGAAGAGCCAGATTCTGACGTAAAGCGCGAAGCTTTCTATGTCAGCAAGGGGCTTACAAAGAGCGAGATCCGCATCATGAAAATGGTTCACCAAGGCAGCACCAATGCGCAAATCGCGGAAAAATTATTCATTTCCAAAGCGACGCTTAAAACTCATTTAAATAATATCTATAAGAAAATCCCACGTTCGCCCGCGCGCCAACCTGTCGGAAGAGGATAG
- a CDS encoding universal stress protein, translating into MKIIWAIDAFEDNKELNQKMADFITHLHETTQAEIEPLYLLRENEIVLPTYEVPAWVTDHSRTAESLFREVLSDYSLPFLKEPKVIPHAAQSHAGAAETLSNYAARVQADLIVVGSHGRQGFQRFILGSFAESLLLQSEVPVIVVGAHSVKTTSPKQILFPTEFGDHSKENFRHVIQLAKNLKAEITLLHAITRPIESLFDLDTRPRVYNYKGKMMSLEQIIELQVESQGHRAQLWVDWAAKEGVIASYNIDSTFKAVDDLVLEALEKHQCDLIVMEAQSGPMSAALLGSYTRNVVRRSPCPVYVLTRHFYDKRYEEYVEQPPPPF; encoded by the coding sequence ATGAAAATAATTTGGGCCATCGATGCATTCGAAGATAATAAAGAACTCAACCAGAAAATGGCAGACTTTATCACTCATCTGCATGAAACAACCCAAGCAGAAATTGAGCCTTTATACTTATTAAGAGAAAACGAAATAGTACTTCCCACCTACGAAGTTCCGGCCTGGGTGACTGACCATTCTCGGACTGCGGAATCTTTATTTCGTGAAGTCCTTTCTGACTACAGTCTGCCCTTTTTAAAGGAACCAAAAGTCATTCCGCACGCAGCCCAATCCCATGCAGGGGCTGCTGAAACTTTGTCGAACTATGCGGCTCGTGTGCAAGCGGATTTAATTGTCGTAGGCAGCCATGGTCGCCAGGGCTTTCAAAGATTTATTCTAGGAAGTTTTGCTGAAAGTTTATTACTTCAATCTGAAGTTCCTGTGATTGTTGTAGGGGCGCATTCGGTAAAAACCACAAGCCCAAAACAAATTCTTTTCCCGACCGAATTTGGCGATCATTCAAAAGAAAATTTTCGCCACGTTATTCAGTTAGCCAAAAACTTGAAAGCAGAAATCACTTTGCTTCATGCGATCACTCGTCCCATCGAAAGCCTTTTTGATCTAGATACTCGTCCAAGAGTTTATAATTACAAAGGCAAGATGATGAGCTTAGAGCAAATCATTGAACTGCAAGTTGAAAGTCAGGGACACCGAGCCCAGCTATGGGTCGACTGGGCCGCCAAAGAAGGTGTTATCGCAAGCTACAACATCGATAGCACATTTAAAGCCGTGGATGATCTTGTACTTGAAGCCTTAGAAAAACATCAATGTGATCTGATTGTGATGGAAGCGCAAAGCGGCCCTATGTCAGCAGCCTTGTTGGGAAGCTACACCAGAAATGTGGTTCGTCGCTCCCCTTGTCCAGTCTATGTCCTGACAAGACACTTCTATGATAAACGCTATGAAGAATATGTGGAGCAACCGCCTCCACCATTCTAA
- a CDS encoding LTA synthase family protein — translation MKFIISSVRFLIRMTLVGMIMRAVVALYLGLWDFALPATFDNTLGPFLYGWHFDLAIGSFIYLILFGGSVVFGLSEKNHNRISFVLLLIYTMFIGTDAIYAKESGRHISYEVYNLLSIQGSLASLLKQYWLQAVIALLAASFFNRFLPRYQPLKGFLKRTAAVFFVLIIGVVCARGFEGIPQDPSWAYRSGGGSKGATLALNGAYGILWATLSGKKSSKENIVVPGDIKTAEIFNEWKEHRGIKKPFANFDGNIVIVFLEGWPGVYVDKKVGEDLVLPFFSNLRKDSLHVDLMLAGGHRTTEGLFATLCSLPNPPGKSIMFSEIENKDFQCFPQFLAKKGYNSAFFQGSDQFTSGVGLLVLKTGFQESHGKREIPHWESLDANAWGVFDQDLYKFALSLMDQMQEPMLIGLNTNTTHDRELPQGVRPAFGDENAATMHLSVTHHADKELRDFYEALKKRPWKKDWVLVLLSDHTSFSANGIFEHYSIPFLMKYHSVTDNKKPAPFAHSYVPGVFSQKDVGATLADLTGNEAPTFLGRSLLHPQDFSDGASIFHLGQTVWYEGDWAVIFNIREYGQKKCFRWATDMNFQLPLPCPPEAENIYLRGLSFIKESQELLFR, via the coding sequence ATGAAATTCATTATTTCTTCAGTTCGCTTTTTAATTCGCATGACATTGGTTGGAATGATCATGCGTGCAGTGGTGGCCTTATATCTAGGTCTTTGGGACTTCGCCCTGCCAGCGACTTTTGATAATACTTTAGGCCCTTTTCTTTATGGTTGGCATTTTGACTTAGCTATTGGCAGTTTCATTTACCTAATTTTATTCGGCGGATCGGTCGTTTTTGGTTTGAGCGAAAAAAACCACAACCGCATTAGCTTTGTCTTACTTTTAATTTACACGATGTTTATCGGCACTGATGCAATCTATGCAAAGGAATCAGGCCGACATATTTCCTATGAGGTCTATAATCTTCTTAGCATTCAAGGGTCTTTAGCAAGTCTGCTAAAACAATATTGGTTGCAAGCCGTGATTGCCTTACTTGCAGCCTCGTTTTTTAATCGCTTCCTACCCCGCTATCAGCCTTTAAAAGGTTTTTTAAAGCGCACTGCTGCTGTATTTTTTGTTTTAATCATCGGCGTGGTCTGTGCGCGGGGATTTGAAGGAATTCCTCAGGATCCTTCTTGGGCCTATAGGTCCGGCGGCGGCAGCAAAGGTGCAACCTTAGCACTGAATGGAGCTTACGGAATATTGTGGGCCACCCTGTCTGGAAAAAAATCTAGCAAAGAAAACATCGTCGTACCTGGGGATATCAAAACTGCAGAAATCTTTAACGAATGGAAAGAACATCGCGGGATTAAAAAACCTTTTGCGAATTTCGATGGCAATATCGTTATCGTTTTCCTAGAGGGATGGCCCGGGGTTTACGTTGACAAAAAAGTCGGCGAAGACTTGGTTTTACCTTTTTTTAGTAACTTAAGAAAAGATTCTTTGCACGTCGATCTTATGCTGGCTGGTGGACATCGCACTACGGAAGGACTTTTTGCAACCCTTTGCAGCCTTCCAAATCCTCCAGGCAAAAGTATTATGTTTTCAGAAATTGAAAACAAAGATTTTCAGTGCTTCCCGCAGTTCTTAGCAAAAAAAGGATATAACTCTGCTTTTTTCCAAGGTTCTGACCAATTCACAAGCGGCGTTGGGCTGCTAGTTTTAAAAACAGGATTTCAAGAATCCCATGGAAAGCGTGAAATCCCTCATTGGGAATCATTAGATGCGAATGCCTGGGGCGTTTTCGATCAGGATCTTTATAAGTTTGCTTTGTCACTCATGGACCAAATGCAAGAACCCATGCTGATAGGGCTAAATACAAACACCACCCATGATAGAGAGCTCCCGCAAGGAGTAAGACCTGCCTTTGGTGATGAAAACGCAGCGACAATGCACTTAAGCGTGACTCACCATGCGGATAAAGAATTGCGTGATTTTTACGAAGCTTTAAAAAAACGCCCGTGGAAAAAAGATTGGGTTCTGGTTTTGCTTTCAGACCATACAAGCTTTTCCGCGAATGGTATTTTTGAACACTATAGTATTCCGTTTTTAATGAAATACCATTCTGTGACTGACAATAAAAAACCAGCACCTTTCGCTCATTCCTATGTACCAGGAGTTTTTTCACAAAAAGATGTGGGCGCGACCCTTGCCGATCTGACCGGAAACGAAGCACCTACTTTCTTGGGGCGCTCCCTTCTTCATCCACAGGATTTCAGCGATGGCGCCAGCATTTTTCATTTAGGTCAAACCGTATGGTATGAAGGAGATTGGGCTGTTATTTTCAACATTCGTGAGTACGGTCAGAAAAAATGTTTTCGTTGGGCCACAGATATGAATTTCCAGCTTCCATTACCTTGTCCGCCAGAAGCTGAGAATATTTATCTTCGTGGTTTAAGCTTCATTAAAGAATCGCAAGAGCTGCTATTCAGATAA
- a CDS encoding MFS transporter, producing the protein MALLLVSLCLAAVITLYFKNNPLGHSRKFMIRRFINWFPLGMTYAFLYMARYNLNVSKNAMGDMMTKEQFGLIFAAGTITYGLSFLLNGPLVDKIGGKKGIIIAAIGSSIVNLLMAGVTYLYLIGELKTNMVVAFSCLYALNMFFQSYGAVSIIKVKAYWFHVRERGVFGAIFGTLISFGVYFAFDWGQAIVDASKVNPTGERTAFGNFIAHIFAIDTGTTDATWLVFCIPAFLLMIWALIDMVLLKDSPKDANFDEFDTADASSNPGEDDDKLQISIGFMLKKIFTNPVMITIALVDFTSGVLRNGIMQWYLVFAKEMKDKDAAFFEGSKFFIENWGLLLCLTGIFGGFLAGIISDRVFNSRRGPPAAINNAIMVVLLTIMAFSLFRNPTVLGLSAVMITLTVIGVHSLMSGTAAADFGGKKMTATASGIVDGFVYLGSGIQSLAIGFLSAKSWSYWPLFLIPFAVMGLLLSLRMWNELPAATKKYILEVEKAEIKKQEAGIAATPTPDPAGAN; encoded by the coding sequence ATGGCTCTTTTGCTCGTAAGCTTATGTCTTGCGGCGGTGATCACGCTGTATTTCAAGAACAACCCTTTGGGTCATTCAAGAAAATTCATGATCCGTCGTTTCATCAACTGGTTCCCTCTAGGAATGACTTACGCCTTCCTTTACATGGCTCGATACAATCTGAACGTATCTAAGAACGCCATGGGCGATATGATGACCAAAGAACAATTTGGTTTGATCTTCGCAGCCGGTACAATCACGTACGGCCTTTCCTTCCTTTTAAATGGTCCTTTAGTTGATAAAATCGGTGGTAAAAAAGGTATCATTATCGCCGCTATCGGTTCATCAATTGTGAATCTTTTGATGGCCGGTGTAACTTATCTTTACCTTATTGGTGAACTTAAAACGAACATGGTTGTTGCGTTCTCGTGCTTGTATGCTTTGAACATGTTCTTCCAAAGTTACGGTGCCGTTTCCATTATCAAAGTAAAGGCTTACTGGTTCCACGTGCGTGAGCGCGGTGTTTTCGGAGCGATCTTTGGTACTTTGATTTCTTTCGGGGTTTACTTCGCATTTGACTGGGGTCAAGCGATCGTAGACGCCTCTAAGGTGAATCCTACTGGCGAAAGAACGGCTTTTGGTAACTTCATTGCTCACATCTTTGCTATCGACACCGGAACAACTGACGCCACTTGGTTGGTATTCTGTATTCCTGCTTTCTTGTTGATGATTTGGGCTTTAATCGACATGGTTCTTTTAAAGGACTCTCCAAAGGATGCTAACTTTGATGAGTTTGATACAGCCGACGCATCTTCTAATCCAGGTGAAGATGATGATAAGTTGCAAATCTCTATTGGCTTCATGCTTAAGAAGATCTTCACGAACCCGGTCATGATCACAATCGCCTTAGTGGATTTCACTTCAGGTGTTTTACGTAATGGTATCATGCAATGGTATTTAGTTTTTGCTAAAGAAATGAAAGACAAAGATGCTGCTTTCTTTGAAGGTTCAAAATTCTTCATCGAGAACTGGGGGCTATTACTTTGCTTAACTGGTATCTTCGGTGGATTCCTAGCGGGAATTATTTCTGACCGTGTTTTCAACTCTCGTCGTGGACCTCCGGCAGCGATCAACAACGCCATCATGGTTGTATTGTTAACGATCATGGCTTTCTCGCTATTCAGAAATCCAACTGTGCTAGGATTGTCAGCTGTGATGATCACTTTAACTGTTATCGGTGTTCACTCATTGATGTCAGGAACAGCAGCCGCTGACTTCGGCGGTAAGAAAATGACTGCGACAGCATCAGGCATCGTTGACGGCTTCGTATACCTTGGTAGCGGTATCCAATCTTTGGCGATCGGTTTTTTAAGTGCGAAAAGCTGGAGCTATTGGCCCTTATTCTTAATTCCATTTGCAGTGATGGGTCTTTTACTTTCACTAAGAATGTGGAACGAACTTCCTGCGGCTACTAAGAAATACATCTTGGAAGTTGAAAAAGCGGAAATCAAAAAACAAGAAGCCGGAATTGCGGCAACACCAACGCCGGATCCGGCCGGAGCCAACTAA
- a CDS encoding fumarate hydratase: MSFKYSPLYEKQKDTTQYKKISGDHVRVEKFGDKEVLVVEPAALEFLAQEALSDVSHLLRPAHLEKLENILKDPEASPNDRFVAVDLLKNAIIAAQMEFPSCQDTGTAIVVGKKGERVFTGADDKEHLSKGIFNTYQKRNLRFSQMAALSFFEEKNTGSNLPAQIDLYSEQGDEYNFLFLAKGGGSANKSYLYQKTKAVLNPEGFEKFVRETLNSLGTAACPPYHLAFCVGGTSAEETLKIVKYASAGYLDGLPTTGSDGGRAYRDLEMEKKVEEWARETGIGAQFGGKYFVHDVRVIRLPRHGASCPIGVGVSCSADRNIKGKITRDGIFLEQLELHPEQYLPNHLKDAEAKAIEIDLNKPIQETLKILSEQKVATRVMLNGPLIVARDIAHAKLKEKVDRGEGVPEYFKNYAVYYAGPAKTPKGYASGAFGPTTSERMDPYVGTFQSLGASMIMLGKGNRSPQVTEACKQYGGFYLGSIGGPAARLGKECITKVEVLDFPELGMESVWKIEVKDFPAFIIVDDKGNDFFKSFIKKL, from the coding sequence ATGTCATTTAAATATTCTCCGCTTTACGAAAAACAAAAAGATACCACTCAATACAAAAAAATCTCTGGCGACCATGTTCGCGTCGAAAAATTTGGCGATAAAGAAGTTTTGGTTGTTGAACCGGCTGCCCTTGAATTCCTTGCCCAAGAGGCATTAAGCGACGTATCCCATCTGCTTCGCCCAGCGCATTTAGAAAAATTAGAAAACATTCTTAAAGATCCAGAAGCCTCACCGAACGATCGTTTCGTGGCAGTGGATTTATTGAAAAATGCCATCATCGCAGCGCAAATGGAATTTCCATCCTGCCAAGATACCGGAACAGCCATTGTGGTGGGTAAAAAAGGTGAAAGAGTTTTCACTGGGGCTGATGATAAAGAGCATCTTTCAAAAGGTATCTTCAATACCTACCAAAAGCGCAACTTACGTTTTTCGCAAATGGCTGCGCTTTCATTCTTTGAAGAAAAAAACACGGGTTCTAACTTGCCTGCACAGATTGATCTGTATTCAGAGCAAGGTGACGAATATAACTTTTTGTTTTTAGCAAAAGGTGGCGGTAGTGCCAATAAATCCTACCTTTATCAAAAAACCAAAGCTGTTTTAAATCCTGAAGGTTTTGAAAAGTTTGTTAGAGAGACTTTAAACTCACTAGGTACAGCGGCATGTCCTCCGTACCATTTAGCGTTTTGCGTAGGCGGTACTTCTGCAGAGGAAACTCTGAAAATCGTAAAATACGCTTCTGCAGGTTATCTTGATGGTTTGCCAACCACAGGCAGCGACGGCGGCAGGGCCTACCGTGATCTTGAAATGGAAAAGAAGGTTGAGGAGTGGGCCCGTGAGACAGGAATTGGTGCCCAGTTCGGCGGTAAATACTTCGTGCACGATGTGCGTGTGATTCGTTTGCCTCGTCATGGGGCCAGTTGCCCGATTGGTGTCGGTGTAAGTTGTTCCGCGGATAGAAATATCAAAGGTAAAATTACTCGCGATGGTATTTTCCTAGAGCAACTTGAACTTCATCCTGAGCAGTATCTTCCCAATCATCTGAAAGATGCAGAAGCAAAAGCGATCGAAATTGATTTAAATAAACCCATCCAAGAAACTTTAAAAATTCTTTCGGAACAAAAAGTCGCGACACGCGTGATGCTAAATGGTCCCTTGATAGTGGCGCGCGATATCGCCCATGCGAAATTAAAAGAAAAAGTCGATCGTGGTGAAGGTGTTCCTGAATATTTTAAAAATTATGCCGTTTATTATGCGGGACCTGCGAAAACTCCAAAAGGTTATGCTTCAGGAGCTTTCGGTCCGACGACAAGTGAACGCATGGATCCTTATGTAGGTACTTTCCAAAGCCTTGGTGCTTCGATGATCATGTTGGGTAAGGGAAACCGCAGCCCGCAGGTAACTGAAGCATGCAAGCAGTATGGTGGTTTCTATTTAGGTTCCATTGGTGGACCTGCGGCCCGCTTAGGTAAAGAGTGCATCACCAAAGTTGAAGTTTTAGATTTCCCAGAACTTGGAATGGAATCAGTTTGGAAAATCGAAGTTAAAGATTTCCCGGCCTTCATCATCGTCGATGACAAAGGCAATGATTTCTTTAAGTCCTTTATTAAAAAACTTTAG
- a CDS encoding AI-2E family transporter encodes MIEILKARGLFVNWLLFLFLLVLFVIINIPFVVPLVLAGIFALGMNDLIYRISDRTKINRKTLIVFFIIGGFIGFWLPISLAIYRLVTSLSQPQTIEKDKILQQVQSLKEFVLNGAQRVSDLTGADLMTPMRDFAEGSLKKIGTILLNFSTELLAQLPQIVVSSVVFIAALSVLLWKAPRVKDWILKYSPLNPEMTEPVIRIFKKSCSLTLFSTLVIGLIQATVVGLGSVIFGEGDFWLVITLTFFLSFIPVIGAAPVAFALAVLAFVGNRPGAAAGLVVVGLIAGSIDNILRPYMVGGEEDISVVVAFTSVVGAIIIMGIPGLLIGPVIMNLFVRISPLLLKVRDN; translated from the coding sequence ATGATTGAAATTTTAAAAGCCCGGGGTCTTTTCGTTAACTGGCTGCTCTTTTTATTTTTGTTAGTCCTATTTGTTATAATCAACATTCCTTTTGTCGTACCTTTGGTTCTGGCGGGAATTTTTGCACTGGGAATGAATGATCTGATTTACCGAATTTCTGATCGCACCAAGATCAACCGCAAAACATTGATTGTGTTTTTTATTATCGGCGGCTTCATTGGGTTTTGGTTACCGATTTCCCTTGCGATCTATCGCTTGGTTACAAGTCTTAGCCAGCCACAGACAATTGAAAAAGATAAGATCTTACAACAAGTGCAATCTTTAAAAGAGTTTGTGCTTAACGGTGCGCAAAGAGTTTCTGATCTTACTGGTGCTGATCTGATGACCCCGATGCGGGACTTCGCCGAGGGTTCGTTAAAAAAGATCGGCACTATTCTTTTGAATTTTTCAACGGAGCTTTTGGCTCAGCTGCCTCAGATTGTAGTATCCAGCGTGGTATTCATAGCGGCCCTTTCCGTTCTTTTATGGAAGGCTCCCCGTGTGAAAGATTGGATTTTAAAATACAGTCCGTTGAATCCTGAAATGACCGAACCCGTGATCAGAATATTTAAAAAAAGCTGCTCACTGACTTTGTTTTCAACTTTAGTTATCGGTCTTATTCAAGCAACCGTTGTGGGCCTTGGCAGCGTCATCTTTGGTGAAGGGGACTTCTGGCTTGTGATCACACTGACATTCTTCCTGTCGTTTATTCCAGTGATTGGTGCAGCACCTGTGGCATTCGCATTGGCGGTGCTTGCTTTCGTGGGCAATCGCCCCGGAGCTGCAGCAGGCTTGGTCGTAGTGGGTCTTATTGCCGGAAGTATTGATAATATTCTTCGACCCTACATGGTCGGTGGAGAAGAAGATATTTCTGTTGTGGTGGCGTTTACGAGCGTGGTCGGAGCCATTATCATCATGGGAATTCCGGGCCTTTTAATCGGCCCGGTGATTATGAATTTATTTGTAAGAATCAGTCCGCTTTTACTTAAAGTTAGAGATAACTAA
- a CDS encoding PilZ domain-containing protein: protein MNTNIYITGANTIPTQLKKVNSFNCSLIENPYNLRNALQQSSGENIIVVYLPFLEVRHFDLYSYLQKSFNNVKTIFIVNELSGPMRIRLKSNKDFIVLWKTEEENLHKDIIAYLNGKDLELRQDSRESHSPRPLLSPSLLPAGMENKGFQPILGGSFENISINGSCVKIKAPFYAKKDFINLSYQNKKGEYVQVEGQVRWTRWNANEEIQELGVQFLTQG, encoded by the coding sequence ATGAATACAAATATTTATATCACGGGCGCTAACACTATTCCGACGCAGCTTAAGAAAGTGAATAGCTTTAACTGCAGTCTTATTGAAAACCCATATAACTTAAGAAATGCCCTTCAACAAAGTTCTGGGGAAAATATCATCGTAGTTTACTTGCCGTTTTTAGAAGTGCGTCACTTCGATTTGTACTCTTACCTACAAAAAAGTTTTAACAACGTAAAAACGATTTTCATCGTAAATGAATTGTCAGGCCCCATGCGCATTCGCCTGAAAAGCAACAAAGACTTTATCGTGCTGTGGAAAACTGAAGAAGAAAATCTGCATAAGGACATTATCGCCTATCTGAACGGAAAAGATTTGGAACTTCGCCAGGACAGCCGCGAATCCCATTCTCCCCGTCCATTGCTAAGTCCTTCGCTACTGCCTGCGGGAATGGAAAACAAAGGGTTCCAACCTATTCTTGGTGGCAGTTTTGAAAATATCTCGATCAATGGATCTTGCGTTAAAATCAAAGCCCCTTTTTATGCTAAGAAAGACTTTATCAACCTTAGCTATCAAAATAAAAAAGGTGAATATGTCCAAGTGGAAGGCCAAGTTCGGTGGACAAGATGGAATGCGAACGAAGAAATTCAAGAGCTGGGAGTGCAGTTTCTGACTCAAGGCTAA